CGCCAGCAGGATGGGGATCAGGGAAAAGAGACGGGCCTGGGTCTGCAATGGGGCCTCCTGGGAGATCAACGCGGTGATATGGGTGATGCCGAGAATCTCGCCCATCGTCCAGAACAGAGTGAACGACAGGATCAACGCTGTTTGCTCGAACAGCGCATAGGCACCGAAGCCGATGCCGTAGCACAGGGCAGCCAGCGCCAGGTTGGTGAGCGCGCCGAAGCGCGCGGTCAATGCGATCAGTGGCTGTGTCAGCAAGACCACCAGCAAGGCATTGACGAGCCCCACTGCGGCAAAGGTGCTAGCCGCCTGCTCGACGGCGATCGCGTCGAGCCACAGCGGCAGTTGGTACTCACGCTGCGCATCCAGTACCGCCGTGGCGAAGAACATCGCGCCGGCGATGATCACGAGCCGTGGCACGTCGAGCAGGTTGCGCAAGCCCGCACCCCTTGCCGCAGAGGGCTGGACCTGCCGCTCGGGCAGCGTCAGCAAAAGGCTCGAGACGAAACACAAGGTGCTGATCCCTGTGGCGAAGACCATCAGGTAACGGCTATCGAGGCCCAGCAGGTACCCACCAATGACAAACAGCAGCGCGCCCCCCAGGTTGTGGGCCAGGTGCAGGTAGCCAAAGGACGCGATGCGGTTGCCGTCATCCGCCGCCAGTGATGTCAGCACGCTGAACACGGGCGTGACCAGGCCTGCGCAGAGCATGAACATCAGCACCATGGCGATGGATGCAGTCGGAGTGTCGAGCATCATCGCGAGCAGCAGAAAGACTGAAGCGCACAATGATGTGCCCAGCAACAGCAGGCGAATGGAGCAGCGACTGGCCAGGGTCCCGCCCAACAAGTTCCCCGCCAGGTAGAACGCCGAGATCAGCGTGATCACAAGCGCCACCGCCGAGCTGTCGAGCGCGTAGTGCCGGTTGAAGAACAGGGCTGCGAAAGGCCCCAGCGCATTGGCCATGACGAACAGCAGGCGCAGCACGATGATGTTGCGCATCGCCGTCGTTGGTCCTGTGCCTTTCAAATGCCTGTCCATTCCATGCTTCATGGCGCCTGTGTCCCTGTCCTTGGCGGTTCAGGTCGGAACATACCTTGGCTGGAGAAAATGCACTACAGGCTTCCTTGTGCAACGCTCGGGCCTCACGTAGGGCACATGCATTGGACGGCAGCGAAATCACCTTTATGGCCCGCACAAAGCGTGCCTGGGCTGTCAGGGGTGCTCATGCCGCCATCGGGCCGGCGTTACCCCCACTTCCTTGCGAAAGGCACTGGTGAAGTGAGGCTGGCTGTTGAAGCCAAGATCCAGGGCCACTTCGATAATGGGGTTGTTCGTGTGCCGGAGCATGTCCTGGGCACGCAGTATCTTGCGGTGCAGGATATAGGCGTGGGGGGTATATCCGGTGCATTGCTTGAAGGTGGCGGCAAAACGACAGCGGCTGGCACCGAAGACGTTGCTCAGCTCGGTCAGGGGCAGGGCGGTATGCAGGTTCTCGTTGATGTACCTCAGTGTCCGCTGGAGGCAGGACCTTTCAGGGTGATGCCGTGCGCCACCGTCTCGGGTGTCCAGCGGGTGTTCAATGACTGTAGCCATATCAAGTTCCCCCCATGTTCAGCAGGGTTTGCAGGCAGTCACGCTCAGTGGCGCAACGAGCGTGTGAACGAATCAATATAGGCGAAAACCAAAGCGATGGCCTTTCGGTGCCTGGGGGCGAGGGCAGGGCGCCCAGGCACCTGCCTGCCACTCGATCCCGTCGGGCGGCGCTCAGTGTGCTCGGTCAGTCCATGACAGATTTTGTAAAACTGCGTTCGAGGTTGCGACCACACTGACGAGCGGTAAAACGTCGGGCAAGGGTCGATTGTCGTTCGGCAAGCCTCGGAGTGCGCTATCGAGCGCCTGGCGCACCCAGGAGGGTAGGTCGGGGACGCGGAGAAAAATCAGCTTGTTGTTTTATACTATAGGGGGGTATAGTATTTTCACATTCACGGCACAGACAGCAATGTCTCGATGTCTTGAAGAGCAGGAAAACAGCACTTCGCCGCTTGGGCGGGCGCAGTGCGATCCACGGCCTGATGGTGGCCGTTGCGGATAACCATCCTCGGGAGGAGTTTCCTGAAAGAGGGGCGAGCAGCGACTCGCGCAATCAGTCCATCAACGAAACCATCTCCATCGTTCGGTCGATTCACCTAGTGCCACCCCCGAAAGGGTTGGCGACGGGGACCATCCAGAAAGGGAAGTGACATCATGAAATCACGTGCAGCAGTCGCCTTCGGGCCAGGAAAACCACTGGAAATCGTCGAGATCGACGTCGAGCCGCCGCGCAAGGGCGAGGTACTCGTCAAGATCACCCACACCGGCGTTTGCCATACCGATGCGTTCACCCTGTCGGGTGACGATCCTGAAGGCCTCTTCCCGGTCGTGCTGGGGCATGAGGGTGCGGGTATCGTCATGGAGGTCGGCGAAGGCGTGACCAGCGTGAAACCCGGCGATCACGTTATCCCGCTCTACACCGCCGAATGTGGCGAGTGCCTGTTCTGCAAGTCCGGCAAGACCAACCTGTGCGTGGCGGTGCGCGCCACCCAGGGCAAAGGCCTGATGCCCGACGGCACCACCCGCTTCTCGTACAACGGCCAGCCGCTGTTCCACTACATGGGCTGTTCCACCTTCAGCGAGTACACCGTGGTCGCCGAAGTCTCGCTGGCCAAGATCAACCCGGACGCCAATCCGGAGCACGTCTGCCTGCTGGGTTGTGGCGTGACCACCGGTATCGGCGCGGTGCACAACACGGCCAAGGTACAACCAGGTGATTCGGTGGCGGTGTTCGGCCTCGGCGGTATTGGCCTCGCGGCGATCCAGGGCGCGCGCCAAGCCAAGGCGGGTCGCATCATCGCCATCGACACCAACCCGGCCAAGTTCGAGCTGGCCCGCCAGTTCGGGGCCACCGAGTGCATCAACCCCAAGGACCATGCGAAGCCGATTCACGAAGTGCTGATCGAAATGACCGGCTGGGGTGTCGACCACACCTTCGAGTGCATCGGCAATGTCAATGTCATGCGCTCGGCGCTGGAAGCCGCCCATCGTGGCTGGGGCCAGTCGATCGTCATCGGCGTCGCCGGCGCCGGCAAGGAAATCTCCACCCGTCCGTTCCAGCTGGTCACGGGCCGGACTTGGAAGGGCTCCGCCTTCGGCGGCGTCAAGGGGCGCACCCAGCTTCCAGGCATGGTGGAAGACGCGATGAAAGGCGAGATCGACCTGGCGCCGTTCGTCACCCACACCATGGGGCTCGATGAAATCAACGAAGCGTTCGACCTGATGCATGAAGGCAAGTCGATTCGCACTGTCATTCACTACTGATCTTCAAACACCACACATCAAGGAAACACTTCAATGGCTACTCCAGTAATTTCCGGTAACGACATCTTCTCCCACGTCTTCCTCGGCGCCGCCGATATGCAGAAGTCGGTCGCATTCTACGATGCCGCCCTGGGTGCCCTCGGCATCAAGAACCTGGGGCCTTTCGGTAACGACTGGGTGCTGTACGGTCGCGACAAACCTGCGTTCATCATCGCCCGTCCAGGCAATGGCGCGGCACCCACCAGCAACGGTGTGACGGTAGGCTTCGCGGCCGCCACCCCAGCCGAAGTGGCTGCGTTCCATGCCGCGGGCCTCGCCGCGGGTGGTACCGATGAAGGCCAACCAGGTCCACGTGGTCACCTGCCGGGTGCTCATGCGGCCTACCTGCGCGACCCTGCCGGCAACAAGGTGTGCGTCTACGCCTTTGTCTGAAACCAAGGAGGCGTGAGGTCGTCTTGAAAGGGCTGCAGCCCGTCTGAGCGACCCCTCTCTGCACCCAAGCCGCGACCGTTCCGGCATGCCGACCGGTCAGCGGCACTCGGCGCCCGGTTCGACCGAGCCGGGCTCCGGGCCCTGTGTTGTTTCGCTTGCCGCAACGAAGGCGATCCGACACGGGGCCGACCATGACGAGCGCGCTGGATGTGGCGCTCATGCCCCGATCCTGAACCAGACGATCCGTCGTTTCGAACAACGACTGGGTACGCCTTTGTCGAAATGTGGAGACGCTCCATGGAACGTATCGAGCATCACGCCAGCTTCGAGGGTTGGCAGGACGTTTATCAACACGAATCAACCATGCTCGGTTGCACGATGAGGTTTGGCATTTACCTGCCGCCCCAGGCCGAGCACAAGAAACTACCGGTGCTGTACTGGCTTTCCGGCCTGACCTGCACGGAACAGAATTTCATCACCAAGGGCGCGGTACAGCGTTACGCCGCGGAGCACGGGATCATTGTCGTTGCTCCCGATACCAGCCCCCGCGGCGAGCACGTCGCCGACGATGCCGCCTATGACCTTGGCCAAGGGGCGGGCTTCTACGTGGACGCCACGGCTTTGCCCTGGAGCAACCACTACCGGATGTACTCCTATGTGGTCGATGAGTTGCCGGCCTTGGTAGAGCGCCACTTCCCGGCGACGCAGCGACGTGGCATCAGCGGGCATTCGATGGGCGGCCACGGCGCGCTGGTGATCGCACTGCGCAACCCAGGTCGCTATCAAAGTGTCTCGGCGTTCTCGCCGATCGTGGCGCCCACGCAGGTGCCCTGGGGGCAGAAGGCATTTGCGGCCTACCTGGGCGAACACAACCCGCAGGCCTGGAAGGCTTATGACACGGTCGAGCTGATTCGCACGGCGAAAGAGCGCTTGCCGTTGCTGGTCGACCAGGGGTTGAACGACGAGTTTCTCGAGCATCAGCTGCGCCCCGAACGGTTGCGTACCGCTTGTGCGCAAGCGGGTCATCCATTGACGCTCAATCTGCGAACGGGGCATGACCACAGCTACTACTTTGTTTCCACTTATTTGAGCGAGCACATGGCCCACCATGCGGCCGCACTGAATCGCTGAACAATGGGAGACCCTGATGATGAAAAAGACCTCTGACAAGCGGCATCATGTTGTCGTCGTAGGCGCCGGCTTCGGTGGGCTGGACGTCGTCAATGGATTGTCGGGCGCCGACGTTGATGTAACGATCATCGACCGCCGCAACTACCACCTGTTCCAGCCCTTGCTTTACCAAGTGGCGGGGGCCTCTCTCTCGACGTCCGAGATCGCCTGGCCGATCCGCTACCTGTTCCGCAATCGCCAGGATGTGCAGACGCTCATGGCGCACGTGCAAGGCGTCGACGTCAAGGCGCGGCAGGTCATCCTCGATAACGGTTCGACCGTTGGCTATGACACGCTCGTCCTCGCCACAGGCGCCACCCATGCCTACTTCGGGCACGATGAGTGGGAGCAGCACGCGCCTGGCTTGAAGACCCTGGAGGATGCCGCCACCCTTCGCGGCAGGATCCTCAGCGCCTTCGAGGAGGCCGAGCGCAGCAGCAACCCGGCGGAACGTGCCGCCCTGCAGACATTCGTGATCATTGGCGGTGGCCCGACGGGCGTCGAGCTGGCGGGCACTATCGCTGAACTGGCCAAGGGTACGTTGGCGCGTGATTTCCGCGCCATCGATCCGCGTGCCACGCGAGTTGTGTTGATCGAGGCGGGAACACGCTTGTTGCCGGTGTTTCCCGAGAAGCTGTCGGACTATACCCGCCGGGCGCTTGAGAAGCTCGGGGTCGAGGTGGCGCTGGGGGCTCCGGTAACGGACTGCTCCGCCGAGGGGGTCGTGGTCGCTGGCAAGCCACTCCAGGCCAGGACCATCATCTGGGCCGCCGGGGTACAAGCTTCACCGGCAGCCCGGTGGTTGGGCGCCGAATCGGATCGTGCGGGGAGGGTGCTCGTCAGGCCGGATCTCAGTGTGCCGGGGCGCCCCGAGATCTTTGTCATCGGTGACACCGCGGCCTCGGCGATGGCCGACGGAAAGTATGTGCCAGGTATCGCGCCCGCGGCCAAGCAGCAAGGCAAGTACGTGGCCAACCTGGTCAAGCGGCACTTGAAGGGCAAGCCCGTCGACGAGCCCTTCAAGTACAAGCACCAGGGCAACCTTGCCACCATCGGCCGCAGCCTTGCCGTGATCGACATGGGGCGGATTACGCTGCGCGGCGCCATCGCCTGGTGGATCTGGAAGCTTGCGCACATCTATTTCCTGATTGGCGTGCGCAATCGACTGAGCGTTGCGCTTAGCTGGGTATGGAACCATAGCGTCGGTTATCGCGGTTCACGCCTGATCATGCGTTCCGCCGACCCGACCAGGCAGCCTCCGAACCGATAGTGCCTGTGACAGGGCCGTGGATTGGCGTGTCGTTTTCAATACGGGCGACTTCGGAATCGGAGGATGCGCTTCAAGGGGGAATTGGACTAGCATGAGTGGCCCTCGTTCAAGCGAGGATTTCCACCCATTAGCATGCTTTTTATACTACACGGCAGTATAGTATGACGGCTGCTCGTAACCCTTGAAGGTGTTCGATGCCCCACAACCCACGCGAGAAAAAACAGGCGCTTACCCGTGTACGACGTATCAAAGGCCAGGTAGGCGCCCTTGAACAAGCACTGGACGATGGTGCCGAATGCGCTGCGATTCTTCAGCAACTGGCGGCTGTCCGTGGTGCCGTCAACGGCTTGATGGCGGCGATCCTGGAGAGCTACCTGCGTGAAGAATTCCCGCAGACGGAGGCCAGGAGCGATTCGCAGAAGCAGACGATCGACGACACGATTTCCATCGTGCGCTCCTATCTACGCTAGTCGTCGTACCTGGGCAGGTTCGACGGGCTCGTGAGATTCAGCGTTGCCGGCGGCGCTGATAGCGTGTTGGGGCATCAAAGGGGCGCACCCAACTGCCTGGCGGGGTGGAGGACGCAGCGAAGGGGGAGGCCGACCCAACACCTTTCGCATCCATTTCCCTGAGCTTGAAGCGTTCGTTCCAATGAACGCAGGCGAGCCTATTCGCTCAGTGACCAATGACTGAGCGGCAAGAACCTAATGCCCGGTGTGGGGTTCCCTGCGCCGTGCCTACCCTTTGACGTGAGCGCTTGTCGCTGTTCTCGCACCGATCCGCCCGAAGGCGTCGAACGCGAAGCGCGGCATGCCTGGACAGACGAGAAACGAGGCCGCTATGAAACCGCCGCCCCTGAACGATACGACAGCCGCCGTTACCCGCGTGTACGGTATGCCGGCCCATGCCGGTCGAAACCTGGCCGTGGACGAAGTGCATGCGCGCCCACACCTGCTGGTGCAGGCACCGCGAACCTTGCTGCAGTTGGCGTTCATGACTGAAGGCGACCCCGCCAGGGACCAGGAGGCAATGACCGAGCTGTCTCGGCGCCTGGGCGTTGCGCAGCCCGACAATGTGGCTGCGCTGCACGGCCTGACGTGGGACGAAGGTGATCTGCACTGTGAAAAGCACACGGAGTTCTCGACCTACCTCTGGAGCGCTTCGCTGGACCCCGAGACCGGAGAACCCTGTGGCGAAAACCCCTTCAAGCATGGCTTCGTCCCGCCCGGCCCGGTGATTGCCGGTATCCGCTTGAATCTGCTGCCCTGGACCTCGGTAACCGAGCAGGCGCTCGAGCGTTTCGACCCCGTCAGCCTGTGTTACTCGGTGGTGGAGAACGGCGCGGCCGCCATCGTGACCGACTTTCGGCAGGATGCGGATGGCCTGACGAACATCCTGGTGCTCGACCGTGGCCTGACCCAGGCGCGGGCAGGGGCGCTCGTCCAGCGCCTGCTGGAGATCGAGACCTATCGAACCCTGGCCTTGCTGGCCCTGCCACTGACACGGTCGATGACGGTGGACCTCAGGCGTATGGAGTCGCAGCTCGCGGCCATCACCAATGAGATGCGCAGCGGCAAGGGGGCTCGGCGGGACAATGACCTCCTGCTGGCCGAACTCACGACGCTGGGTGCCGACCTGGAGGCCGGTGCCGCGGCGAACCTCTATCGCTTCGGTGCCAGCCGGGCCTACTACCAGATCGTCGAGGAGCGGCTGGAAGCATTGTCGGAGACGTCGGTATCGGGGTATTGCACCTGGCGCGATTTCCTCAATCGCCGTATCGCGCCGGCCATGCGCACGTGTCAATCGGTCAAGGAGCGCCAGGCAAAGCTGTCCGACAAGCTGACCCGGGCAATCGCATTGTTGCGGTCCTGGATCGACGTTGAGCTGGAACGCCAGAACAGCGACCTGCTGGCTTCGATGAACAATCGCGCCAAGTTGCAGCTGCGCCTTCAGCAAACCGTCGAAGGCCTGTCCGTGGCCGCCATCTCCTATTACGTGGTCAGTCTGCTGGCTTACCTGCTCAAAGGCATTCCCGGCGTTCACGACAAGGTGGCACCTGAGTTGGTCATTGCAGGCCTGGTGCCTTTGGTGATCCTGTCGATCTGGTGGACGGTGCGGCGGATCAGGCATGCGCACGGCGACCCGGCAGCGGAAGATGCCACGCCCTGATGCCATGACTCGAACCTTGAGCACGTTGCCATCCACCAACTGCAGGACTCGTACACATGCCAGACCCAACATACGGTGAATCCTCGTGCGGCGCCGCGGCCAGTGGCCTGGTGGAGGTGCGCGGCGCTCGGGAAAACAATCTCAAGGACGTGGATGTCGCCATCCCACGCAATGCGCTGGTGGTGTTTTCAGGCGTTTCCGGCTCGGGCAAGTCCTCGCTGGCGTTCGGTACGATCTACGCCGAGGCGCAGCGGCGCTACTTCGAATCGGTCGCACCCTATGCCAGGCGCCTGATCGACCAGGTGGGCGTTCCCGACGTCGATGCCATCGACGGCCTGCCGCCAGCGGTGGCGTTGCAGCAGCAGCGCGGGGCGAGCAACGCGCGTTCTTCCGTGGGGAGCGTGACCACGCTCTCCAGCCTGGTACGCATGATGTACTCGCGCGCCGGGGCCTACCCGGCTGATCAGGCGATGCTGTACGCCGAGGACTTCTCGCCGAACACGCCGCAAGGGGCCTGCCCGGCGTGCCATGGGCTGGGCCATGTGTACGAGGTGACGGAGGCCAGCATGGTGCCGGACCCCTCGTTGAGCATCCGCGAGCGCGCTATCGCCGCCTGGCCACCTGCCTGGCATGGCCAGAACCTGCGCGACATCCTGGTCACCCTGGGCTACGACGTCGATCGTCCCTGGAAGGACCTGCCGAAGCAGGACCGGGAGTGGATCCTGTTCACCGAGCAAACCCCTACGGTGCCGGTATACGCGGGCCTTACGCCCGCCGAGACCCGCGAGGCGCTCAAGGATAAGCGCGAGCCCAGCTACATGGGGACCTTCACCGGCGCCCGACGTTATGTGCTGCACACCTTCGCCAGCACGCAAAGCGCGTTGATGAGAAAACGGGTGTCGCGCTACCTGGAAGGGAAGCTGTGCGCTACTTGCCACGGTAAGCGGCTCAAGGCCGAAGCCTTATCCGTGACCTTTGCTGGCGTGGACATCGGCGCGTTCATGCAAATGCCCCTGGACCGCTTGGCGGCATTGCTGGCGCCTATCGCCCAAGGTGATTTTCGCGCTCACTCGGCCGGGCAGGGAACCGATCGGCAGGCGACTCGGCGTGACCGGGCCGAACGCGCTGCAACCGGTCGTGCGGTTCATGCGGTATCGCCGGACGTGCGGCGTACCTGCGCGCTGTCGGAGGAAAAGCGCCTCGCCGCGCAACGCCTGGCCGGCGCCGTGATGGCACGTCTGCAACAGTTGCGTGGACTGGGCCTGGGGTACCTCACGCTGGACCGGGCGACGCCGACCCTGTCGGCCGGCGAACTGCAGCGCTTGCGCCTGGCCACGCAACTGAGTTCCCTGCTGTTTGGCGTGGTGTATGTGCTAGACGAACCCTCGGCAGGCCTGCACCCCGCTGACAGCCAGGCGCTGTACGACTCGCTGGACACATTGCGCGACGCCGGCAATTCCGTGTTCGTGGTGGAGCATGACCTGGATTTGATGCGCCGCGCCCAGTGGCTGGTGGATGTGGGGCCGGACGCGGGCGAGCGCGGCGGACGCGTACTCTATAGCGGCGTACCGGACGGTTTGCGCGAAGTGGCCGAGTCGCGTACCGCGCGTTATCTGTTCGATGAGCAACGCGCGCCTGCCAGCCATGGGCGCGCAGCGGCGCGATGGCTGGAGCTGCGGGGTATCCGGCGGCACAACCTGCACGGCGTGGACGCGAGCATTCCGCTCGGTGTGCTGACGGCGGTGACCGGGATCTCCGGGTCGGGTAAGTCCAGCCTGGTCGCGCAGGCGCTGCCGGAGTTGTTGCTGCTGCACCTGGGGCATGAGCCTGAGGACGATGCGGCTGACAACGCGAACGCCGAAGGGCCATCAGTGATCGAGGTTACCGGTGGCCATCTCGCGGGTGATCTGCAGGCTGTCCAACGCCTGGTCCAGGTTGACCAGAAGCCGATCGGCCGCACGCCACGGTCCAACCTGGCCACCTACACCGGTTTGTTCGACCACGTGCGCAAGCTGTTCGCCGGCACGCCAGATGCGCGCCGCCGTCGTTACGACGCGGGCCGGTTCTCCTTCAATGTGGCCAAGGGCCGCTGCGAAACCTGTGAAGGCGAAGGCTTCGTCAGCGTGGAGCTGTTGTTCATGCCCAGTGTCTATGCGCCGTGCCCGACCTGCCATGGCGCCCGCTATAACGAGGCCACCCTCGAAGTGCGCTGGAAGGGGCGCAACATCGCCGAAGTGCTGCAGATGACGGTGGAGCAAGCCCATGACTTCTTCGCCGCAGAAGATGCCGTGGCAAGGCCACTGCTGCTACTGCGCGAGATCGGGCTGGGCTATCTGCGTCTGGGCCAACCCGCCACGGAACTGTCGGGAGGCGAAGCGCAGCGCATCAAGCTCGCCACGGAGCTGCAGCGCAGCCAGAGAGGGCGCAGCCTGTACGTGCTCGATGAGCCGACCACCGGGCTGCACGCCTCGGACGCCGACCGGTTGCTGGTGCAGTTGCAACGCCTGGTCGATGCCGGCAACACCGTCGTGATGATCGAGCATGACATGCGCGCGGTGGCCCAGGCGGACTGGGTGATCGACGTGGGGCCGGGTGCGGGCGAGGCGGGAGGGCGCATTGTCGCGGCGGGTGCCCCTCGACAGGTGGCGAGTGCGCGAGGCAGCCGGACGGCACCGTTTCTTGCAGAGGCAATCTCGCGAGCCGGGTAGGGTACCGACCTAAACTGACCTCCTGACGAGGCTAGACCCAGTCTTGAAAGGAATTCGCCTTCGAGTGGCCCTTTGGCTTTGGCGGGCAATACTTCTCTGTACAGCCGAGCGCGCGGCGATCAGCGCGCTGAGAGAGGTGTGAGGTGAACAAGCTATCAATCGTGGGTGCCGGCATGGTCGGTGAGGCGGCGGCGCAGATCATCGCCCGGGAGGAATACTGCCGTGAGTTGATGCTGGTCGATGTGCAGGGCGACCTGGCGCAGGGCAAGGCGCTGGACATCTGGCAGGCCGCCGTCGAGTCCGGTTCCGATACCCGGGTTCACGGCGGCGCCAATGCCGAGATGCTGCAGGATTCCGACCTGGTGGTGATTACCGCGGGCGTGCCGCGCAAGCCCGGCCAGTCGCGCCAGGACGTGCTGAGCATCAACCTGCCGATTCTCGACGGCATCATGCAGGACATCAACCGTCACGCCCCGGCGGCAACGGTCCTGGTGGTGTCGAACCCCGTCGACGTGCTGACCTACCGGGCCTGGAGCCTGAGTGGGCTGGGGCGTGGCAAGGTGTTCGGGCAGGCGGGGGTGCTGGATACCGCGCGCATGAAGTGCTTCATTGCCGAGGAAACCGGTTTTTCCGCCCGGGATATCACGGCGCTGGTCCTGGGCGGGCATGGCGACAGCATGGTGCCGTTGATGCGCTACTGCGCGGTCGGCTCGGTGCCGCTGTCTCACTTTCTCTCCAGTGAGCAGATAGACCGGATTGTGCAGCGTACACGCCAGGGCGGCGGCGAGATCCTGGGATTGAAGAAAATGGGGAGCGCCTGCGATGCGCCGGGTGTGGCCATTGCGCAGATGGTGGATGCCATCGCCAACGGGCGCAATCGCATCCTGCCGACGGTCGCGATTCTCGAGGGCGAGTATGGGCGGAGCGACATTGCCATGGGTGTTCCCTGCGTGCTGGCGGCAGAGGGGCTTGCACGGGTGATCGAGTTGCCCCTGGATGCGCAGGAGCAGGCGATGTTCGACCACTCTGCGGACGCGGTGGTGCGAGACATTGCTGAAATGAAGGCGTTATAGAAGGAGGGCGTTTTAAAGGTGGTGGCGGGAGCGTTGCAGCGCATTCGAGATCGAGCACTGCAAGGCCACCGCCAAGCATCAGGACGGTTGAGCCGCCAGGCGGTTGCTGACGCTACGTCCCAGCACAAGCACCGTGACAAAACCGCAGCCAACCAGCGCCGTGGCCAGGCTGAACAGCACCGCGCTGCCCATCTGGTCGACGATCTGCCCGCCGAAGAACGAGCCCAGGGCGATGATCACCTGGAACATGGCGACGAACAGCGGCATGCCGCGTTCGACATCCTTGGGCGCCACGACGAACATCCAGATGCTGGCGCAGGCCGGGAAGGCGCCGAAGGCGAAACCCCACAGCGCGATCAGCATCGCCGCGCCGGTCAGGCTGGTGGCGAAGTAGGGGAACAGCGCGGTGCCGACGCCGATCATCAGCGCGACCAGCATCAATGTGTGGCGCACGCTCTGGTTGGCGGCGAAACCGGCGAAGATATTTCCCAGTACCCCGGCCACGCCATAGAGCAACAGCAGGGAACCAATGGTTGGCCCGTCGAAGCTGGCGTTGTGCTTGAAGAACGGCGCGACATAGGTATAGGCGGCGAAGTGCGCCAGGCCGATCAGCAGGACAGCGATCAGGCCGACCCGAGCCTTCGGGTTGACGAACAGGGCAGGCAGGTCACTGATGCGGATGGCCTTGTCCGGGTTGAGCCGCGGCAGCAGGAAGACCTGCGCCAGCAGCACCGGTATGCCCACCAATGCAGTGACCAGGAAGGTCGTGCGCCACCCCATCAAGCCGCTCAGCCAAGTGCCCACCGGCACGCCAAGCACGGTGGCCAATGTCACCCCGACCATGATGATCGAGGTGGCCTGGGCCACGCTCACGCCCTTGGGCGCCAGGCGGCCGCTGAGGGCAATGGCGGTGGCCCAGAAGCCACCGATGCTGATGCCCAGCAGTACCCGGCCAAATAGCAGCAGGCTGAAGTCGGTGGCGTAGGCCACGACCGCGTTGGCGATGATCATGATCAGTGTCAGGCCGATCAGCAGGTAGCGCCGGTCCAGGGCGCCGATGCCCACCGACAGCAAGGGGGCGGCGAGGGCCGCCATGATGCCGGGCAGGGTCACCATCAGCCCGGCGTGGCCGGCGCTGATGCCGAGGTCGCTGGCGACATCGTTGAGCACTCCGACCGGGAGGAACTCGCTGGTAACCAGGGCGAAGGCACCCACGGCAACCGAGAGAATTGCCAGCCACTGCTGGCTGACGCTTTGCTGATCATGTTCGGGACGGCCGTGAGGGGCCTGGCTGGCGCTTGGCATGGTGTGGATTCCAAGGGAGTGTCGCCTGGAGCAGGCGAGAGGAGCGGGGAGACAATTC
This genomic stretch from Pseudomonas entomophila L48 harbors:
- a CDS encoding DUF3422 family protein, producing the protein MKPPPLNDTTAAVTRVYGMPAHAGRNLAVDEVHARPHLLVQAPRTLLQLAFMTEGDPARDQEAMTELSRRLGVAQPDNVAALHGLTWDEGDLHCEKHTEFSTYLWSASLDPETGEPCGENPFKHGFVPPGPVIAGIRLNLLPWTSVTEQALERFDPVSLCYSVVENGAAAIVTDFRQDADGLTNILVLDRGLTQARAGALVQRLLEIETYRTLALLALPLTRSMTVDLRRMESQLAAITNEMRSGKGARRDNDLLLAELTTLGADLEAGAAANLYRFGASRAYYQIVEERLEALSETSVSGYCTWRDFLNRRIAPAMRTCQSVKERQAKLSDKLTRAIALLRSWIDVELERQNSDLLASMNNRAKLQLRLQQTVEGLSVAAISYYVVSLLAYLLKGIPGVHDKVAPELVIAGLVPLVILSIWWTVRRIRHAHGDPAAEDATP
- a CDS encoding excinuclease ABC subunit UvrA, whose amino-acid sequence is MPDPTYGESSCGAAASGLVEVRGARENNLKDVDVAIPRNALVVFSGVSGSGKSSLAFGTIYAEAQRRYFESVAPYARRLIDQVGVPDVDAIDGLPPAVALQQQRGASNARSSVGSVTTLSSLVRMMYSRAGAYPADQAMLYAEDFSPNTPQGACPACHGLGHVYEVTEASMVPDPSLSIRERAIAAWPPAWHGQNLRDILVTLGYDVDRPWKDLPKQDREWILFTEQTPTVPVYAGLTPAETREALKDKREPSYMGTFTGARRYVLHTFASTQSALMRKRVSRYLEGKLCATCHGKRLKAEALSVTFAGVDIGAFMQMPLDRLAALLAPIAQGDFRAHSAGQGTDRQATRRDRAERAATGRAVHAVSPDVRRTCALSEEKRLAAQRLAGAVMARLQQLRGLGLGYLTLDRATPTLSAGELQRLRLATQLSSLLFGVVYVLDEPSAGLHPADSQALYDSLDTLRDAGNSVFVVEHDLDLMRRAQWLVDVGPDAGERGGRVLYSGVPDGLREVAESRTARYLFDEQRAPASHGRAAARWLELRGIRRHNLHGVDASIPLGVLTAVTGISGSGKSSLVAQALPELLLLHLGHEPEDDAADNANAEGPSVIEVTGGHLAGDLQAVQRLVQVDQKPIGRTPRSNLATYTGLFDHVRKLFAGTPDARRRRYDAGRFSFNVAKGRCETCEGEGFVSVELLFMPSVYAPCPTCHGARYNEATLEVRWKGRNIAEVLQMTVEQAHDFFAAEDAVARPLLLLREIGLGYLRLGQPATELSGGEAQRIKLATELQRSQRGRSLYVLDEPTTGLHASDADRLLVQLQRLVDAGNTVVMIEHDMRAVAQADWVIDVGPGAGEAGGRIVAAGAPRQVASARGSRTAPFLAEAISRAG
- a CDS encoding malate dehydrogenase; translation: MNKLSIVGAGMVGEAAAQIIAREEYCRELMLVDVQGDLAQGKALDIWQAAVESGSDTRVHGGANAEMLQDSDLVVITAGVPRKPGQSRQDVLSINLPILDGIMQDINRHAPAATVLVVSNPVDVLTYRAWSLSGLGRGKVFGQAGVLDTARMKCFIAEETGFSARDITALVLGGHGDSMVPLMRYCAVGSVPLSHFLSSEQIDRIVQRTRQGGGEILGLKKMGSACDAPGVAIAQMVDAIANGRNRILPTVAILEGEYGRSDIAMGVPCVLAAEGLARVIELPLDAQEQAMFDHSADAVVRDIAEMKAL
- a CDS encoding MFS transporter; translated protein: MPSASQAPHGRPEHDQQSVSQQWLAILSVAVGAFALVTSEFLPVGVLNDVASDLGISAGHAGLMVTLPGIMAALAAPLLSVGIGALDRRYLLIGLTLIMIIANAVVAYATDFSLLLFGRVLLGISIGGFWATAIALSGRLAPKGVSVAQATSIIMVGVTLATVLGVPVGTWLSGLMGWRTTFLVTALVGIPVLLAQVFLLPRLNPDKAIRISDLPALFVNPKARVGLIAVLLIGLAHFAAYTYVAPFFKHNASFDGPTIGSLLLLYGVAGVLGNIFAGFAANQSVRHTLMLVALMIGVGTALFPYFATSLTGAAMLIALWGFAFGAFPACASIWMFVVAPKDVERGMPLFVAMFQVIIALGSFFGGQIVDQMGSAVLFSLATALVGCGFVTVLVLGRSVSNRLAAQPS